ATTGAAGCAGATCCTGTGCAGTTCGCGTTAAACAGTGCAAACATGTTGGACTTGCTCGTACGTATGGTACCACCGGATTGGTCTTATTTTGTGACAACAACACCTGCCATGCTCGATACTATTCGGATGGCTTTAATAGGGACAACGATAGGGACAATTTTTTCAATCCCAATCATGTTTTTATGTGCAAGAAACATGTTTTCTGCTCAATGGCTTGTGCAGGGGTGCAGACTAGCGCTTAATATATTGCGTACCATTCCTGACTTGCTTTTAGCAGCTATTTTTGCAGCAATTCTGGGGTTTTCGCCATTGGCTGGGATAGCGGCTCTCGGTGTTTTTTCTATCGGAATCATTGCTAAGCTCTCCTATGAAGCGATTGAAAATATCGATGATGGCCCTTTAGAGTCGATGACAGCTGTGGGAGCTACTAAGTTACAATGGATTGCCTTTGGGGTGATCCCACAAGTTTTACCCCATATTGTGTCTTATATTCTCTACACCTTTGAAATTAATATTAGAGCAGCGGCGATATTAGGGCTTGTAGGAGCAGGAGGCATCGGCTTATTTTATAATCGAGCGCTAGGTTATTTCGCCTATGACCAAGTGATGGCTCTCATCCTATATACACTAGTCGTGGTTGTTATCATCGATTTTATTAGTTTAAAGATAAGGGAGCATTTGTTATGAGAGCGTCACATTCGTTGACAAAACAGAATTATATGAGGAGAGCGAAGTTCATTCTCCTGTTTATCATCATTAGTTCTATGTACATATGGGCGTTTGCTGGTATTCAGTATAGTGGCTTACTGGACAGTGCATGGCCAGTAACGAAAAGCATTATAAGTGGATTCGTATCGCCTGACTTGGAATACATCTATAACCGGGAGGGGGAGGACTTGCTGAGAGGGTTAGTCGAAACGTTGGCTATTGCCGTGGTGGGAATTGCATTGTCAGTTGTTCTAGCTGTTCCAATTGGTTTGTGGGCAGCGAGAAATTTAAGTTCCCGCTATTACCTTTCTTCAAGTGGAAAAGTGTCATTGAGCTTTTTACGAACCCTCCCTGATATTGTATTGGCTCTTTTATTTATTAAAGTCGTAGGTCCTGGGGCATTTGCTGGTATGCTAGCTTTAGGCATCGGAGCTATTGGGATGCTAGGAAAGCTTTATGCAGAAGAGGTAGAGGGAATGGATCCCGGTCCCGTGGAAGCCATCATTGCGGTAGGGGGCAACAAATGGCAACAATTAGCCTTCGGTGTCATCCCACAGGTTGTTCCGGGATTTATTTCCGCCACACTTTACCGCTTTGAAATCAATATGAGGTCCGCTGCCACTTTAGGCGTTATCGGTGCAGGCGGTATCGGTACCCCATTAATTTTTTCAATTCAATCCCGTAATTGGGAGCGGGTGGGCATCATTTTAATTGGCATTGTGATTGTTGTCCTCATCGTGGATTTACTATCAAGCTACTTAAGGAAAAAAATTGTTTAAGAGTGTCACTTAGTAACATTGAGAAGTAAATCAATGTCGTAATGGGTATGCCAACATAGATTAAAAGAAAGTTTGCCGCGGCACACAACTAAGCTATGAAAAGCGGCGTGAAATAGATGTTTTTAACCATGCCATTCCTGTACCAAATAATCCGCCAGCTGCATCTAAAATAACATCAGCCACCATACCTGAACGGGAGGGAATAAACGTCTGACGGTATTCGTCAAGAGCTGCATAAGCTATGACGATACTCATGGCGATGATAAATGAACGGAAATATCTACCATTTAGTTTGATACTAGCTAAAAACACGAAAAAGCCGAGTAGCGCAAAAAGGGTAAAATGGGCAGACTTACGCAACACAAACTCCAAAAGGCCATCGACGCCATGGGTGGCCAAACTAACCTCTTGACCAGAATAGGTAAACTGCACCTGCTGTAATAGAGTCCTTAGTTGATCTAGAGAGAAGTTGGCTCTGGCCAACTCGATAACAGTAGAGCTGTTAATAGCCAGAAAAACAGCTCCTATTGAAATAATTATCAAAGTAAGATAAACAAAGGTTTTCAATGTTGTTTTAGCCGCTGATTGTCGGGATTTCCTAACACGAAAAAATGTGACCAGCGCAAGGAGGACGAGGACAGCACCCATTATGATGATGGCATAAGGATAGGTAAACATGAACATGAGTATTGTTTCAGCTCCTGTGTTAACAAGCTGAAGGATAGAACCGGCTGTTACTCTTACCCCATTCTCGTCAGTCACCGTATCGAGAACAGGACTAATATCCTGTTGGTCAGATGTTTGGGAGGAGGCAATGAAAATGATAGCCATGACTATTACAATAGGCACGAGATTAATGATAATAAATTTAATGTGTTTCATGGTTATTTCCTCCGATAGTACGTTACATGATAGTTAGCGAGTTATTATAGTGTAAGTGTTCGTTTTGAGTAAAAGTAGATAGTCAAAAGGGATTTGTTCCCCATTGAGCCGCTGTCTTAATAAATGTCCGTTGCTCTAACTTTAGCTGACTGACAATAAACTCCGCCACATCCTCTGCTTGGGTAAACTTATCTGGCTGTCGCTCACTAGTGCTTTTCCCTCGTACTAAATCTGTCTCCACAAGACTTGGAGTGAGCGTGCTTACGCGAATGTTATGACGTCTTACTTCTTGCATGAGAGCTTCACTCAAGCCGATGACAGCAAATTTAGATGCACTGTATGCACTAGATCCTTCAGTGCCTTTTAGGCCTGACATGGATGAAATGTTGATAATGTCACCACGGTCTTTATGAATCATCGCTGGCAGAACGGCTTTCGTCGTATATACGATGCCTAATACATTCGTATCGAGCACCTTTTTCCAATCATCTGTGGAAAGGTCGATAAATTTCCCTCGCATGGCAATAGCTGCATTATTTATAAGGATATCGATGTCTCCCAATTCGTTCTCAATCTTTTTAACAGCCTGTTGAATGTCTGCTTCATTTGCTACATCAGCTGGGGCTGTAACAAATGTGGCATCACGTTCATTTAACTCGTGTCTGATCGCTTCAAAGCTGTTTTCAGAACGAGCGATAAGACCCAATTCTACACCTTCTTTGGCAAGAGCTATCGCGGTTGCTCGGCCAATTCCTCTGCTTCCACCTGTTATAAGCGCTTTTTTTCCTTTTAGTGATTGCACCTTTAAGCTCATCCTTTCTTTTCTCCAATTTAAGGTTATGTCGAGTATATGCTTGAGACAGAACAACGGTCAACTGAGAAGGGATGAGATGACAATGACTAAAGCCAGCAGACCTGTGAAAGTCAGACTGGCTTACATGATGTTATTCATGCTTAGCATGGGTAAGGGCTTGGTTAATTAATGTTTTAACGTGGTCATCATCACAGCTGTAATAAATATATTGACCATCTCGCCGTGTTTTGACTAAACTAGCCTGCCTCAGCGTACGTAACTGATGAGAAACGGCAGACTGGGTCATATCGAGAATCTCAGCCATGTGGTTCACCGAGCACTCTTCTTCAGAAAGCATATGAAGCAATTGTAGCCGTGTAGGATCTGCTAAAGCACGGAACATCGAAACAGCTTCGTTTATCGTATCTTCTTGAAGAATGTGATGATCTTGTTTATCCATTATGGTTCCTCCTGCTAAATAAAATCGTAGATCATGCATGTTTATAGTCGTATTATAACGATTTTAGTAGCAAGAGTCTAAGAAGAGAGGAGGTAACGGGTTATATGGCAGGTAATAATTATCGCTAGCTCTTCTAGTATGGTTGCGTAACACAGTTAAAATCGCCAGCAGTTTCAATTTGGATTGCTCGGTTTTGAATATTTGCATGGTTGCTAATCCATCGATCCACCTCGTTTAAAATACGTTGGTGGTTGTCACTGAACGTGTTGTCAATCACTAAATGGCACGAAAAACTGTGTACGTCACTGGATAAACTCCACACATGTAGTTGATGAACATCGATGACTCCAGTTATGGCCATTAAGCCTTTTTTTAGTTCTTCTATTTGAATACCTGATGGCGTCCCTTCCATTAAAACATGAACCGTCTCTTTTAATAAACGAACACCCGAGAGTGCGATGAGCATCGCAATTAATAAACTTAATAACGGATCTGCCCAGTACCACTGGAAGGCCATGATTAAACTACTGGCAAGAATAGCAGAAACAGACCCTAACGTATCACCTAATACATGGAGGTAGGCGCCTCTCATATTTAAGTTTTCTTTTGTATTTTTCCCTGAAAGAACCATTAAAGCACCAATGTTTGCCACAAGACCAATAATGGCAATTATCATCATTGGGCCGCTACTCACGATTGTGGGGGCTGCTAAGCGTCCAATCGCTTCAAAAATGATGTAAACACTCACGCCAATAAGCATGAGAGCGTTCATAAGGGCGGCTAAAATTTCAATACGGTGGTTTCCAAATGTTTTTTTATTTGTGGCGGCTCTTGCGGCAAATACAATTGCTACAAAACTAATTAATAGATTGATAAAATCGCTAAACATGTGCCCTGCATCTGCTAACAGTGCAAGGCTTCCTGTCAAAATTCCTCCGATAAGTTCAATAAACATCCAGCTTCCGATGATGATCATGGCCCAAATAAGGCTTTTTTTATTTTTTGAGCTGTGATGATGGTGGTGATGACCACTCATATTAATCACTCCTTTTTTATATATGAATATATGAGCATTTGTTCATATTAATTATAAATGGTGACCTCTTAAGTGTCAATTCACACTTAGTGTATTTTTATATAAAAGCACAGCAAATAAGGGGAGAACTTTTTGGGAGCAATAAAATGAGACACAAATTAAGAGAGGATGGTCACGCGTACTCTCTTCTTTCCAAACTGAGAGGATGAGGGAGCTAAAATCTAAAAATGAGAACGCCCCAACGTGGGAGCGTTCTCACATATGTTAGCACATTAGTATTGGATGGCATTCAATGAACGGACGAGCCCGTTACCATATTGATATGAACTACCAAGGTTTTGTGCGGAAGCATTTAAGATTTGTCTTAATTGAGCATTTGATAGATTTGGTCTTGCTTGCCATACTTGGGCAGCCACACCTGCAACGTGCGGAGAAGCCATTGAAGTACCATTGTATGAAGCATAGTTTCCACCAGGTGTTGTACTTAGGACACTTACGCCAGGAGCTGATAGTTCCACTGTAGGGCCTGTACTAGAGAAGTTCCCCCGCACATTATTAGAATTTGTTGCAGCCACAGCGATAACTGAATTATAACGCGCTGGATAACCTACTGTGTTTGTGTTTCCAGCAGCTGTTCCACTGTTCCCAGCGGCAGCAACTACGAGAAGGCCACGATTGTAGGCAAGGTTACAATACTGCTCAAGGATTGAGGAGCTTGAAGACCCACCTAAGCTCATATTAATGATGTCCATACCGTTATTAATTGACCATTCAATTCCTTGGGCGATACCGGCATATGAGCCACTACCAGAGTTATTGAGTACTTTTACAGCATAGAGGTCTGCTTGAGGAGCCACACCGATAACGCCGATGTTGTTGTTAACGGCACCGACAGTACCAGCTACATGGGTTCCATGTCCGTTACCATCGTTGTAAGGAGAGTCGCCAAACACTGAGTAGCCTCCACGTACATTGGCTGATAAATCTGGATGAGAGCGATCAATACCAGAATCCAAGACAGCTACTTTGACGTTATTACCTGTATAACCTTGTGATTGAGCGGCAATGCCTTGAACGCGAGTGATACCCCATGGTGTTTGTTGTTGGTAGGCCTTCGCTTCGGCATTTTCTTCTACCGTTTTAATTTGAGGATGATTCTCAAGGCTGTTTACTTGAGTCTCACTGAGCTCCACATGTAAAACAGGCAGTAACTCGAACTCATAAAGTATATTGCTTTGAGAAATACCAATAGACTTCATGACACTCATGTCAGCGCTGTCTTCCTCAAACATGACGAGATATTCTTTCGTTCCGCTGCCACTGTTTCGATCTGTTGAGTCTCCAGACGCGAATCCTGGTGTCGCACTAAATACGAACATTAATGCGATAGCCACCCATGCTAATAATAACTTTTTCACATCTACCCTCTCCTTAATAAAATTACCGACACATCCTATAAAATGGCATGTCTGGTAGTGACTATAATAATCTAAAAATTCACATTAATCTAACTCTATTATAGGTCAAAATGGTGAATTACTAGGTTAATAGAGAAGGTAGAGGGACATTATAATCACTTTTCATAAAAAAGTATGAATATATTAATTTTTCTATTTTTTGAAGTATATATCACTCAACTGTTTTTAATAATCTCTATTTCCTCAACGAGTTCTTGAATAACTTTCGGCACAGGATGAAGCTGATAAATCCACAAGGCATCATATAATAGCTGAAGACTTTCTTGTTTTTTTGAGGGATGTAACCGAAATAAAGAGCAGCCTTTTTGATAGAAGAGATGGCCTAATAAATATAATTGATCCTCGTTAACACATGTTTTAATGCCTTTATTGGCGTAAAATAATGACTCACGATAATTTTTTCTATCGTAAGCGTTACGACTAGCATTGAATAAAATTCTAATAATTAATCGATACTCTCGACGAAGAGGGAGCCTTTCTATTTCGTTTAATAAGGTTGTATAAATATCTGCGGCTAAATCAAGACGGCCAATTTCACTGTAAACGATAGCTTTAGATGACAAAATATCAATGTCCATTTCAGACATTTTCTTTTGGTTATCTGGTCGTAAAGCTAAGGCTTCATCCAGTAATAGGAGAGATTTTTTACTATCTTTCTCCATATGGAAAGCACAAATTCCCTCCCGCCATAAAAAATATTGCTGTAAATGTGGTTTTTTAAAAAGTGGGTTTGTTTTTTCTAATTGAATCGTTTTCATGACGTCCTCATATTCGTGATGGCGAACAAGTTGATCAATATGATTAATCGTTTCTTTAACATAATCAATACCATTGCGTGAGATGTCATCGAAAAAATAGTTTAAATCAACACCGAGCCGGAGGGCGAGCTGATGTAGAAGAGGAGCTGTGGGAGTTGCTGTATGCTTTTCAATTCGGCTAATTAACCCTTGAGTACATATCCCGTCACTAAGCTCTTGTTGAGACATATGTAAATGGTCTCGTAAATCTTTAATTCTATCCCCGATTAAATAATCCATTGGCCAAGCCCCCCAATTATTAATATGTTAATGGTTAAGTATCATTATAAGAGATTCTTGCCTAAAAATGAAGATAATGTCAGAATATTCTCTGTTTTCGAAGGTACAGAACTTTTATTTTTATGGCATAATAAAAAAAATTAAACGGGGAGGAGCCATTTATGAAAAAATATGCTGTGATATCTGCTTTGGTATTAGTCTTGTTGTTTCCTACTGTGTCATCATACACTGCCGATTTTATGCCCCAAGCGCCACCTAGATATACCCATGGATAACGTGTGTTTCTATTGAGTAAAAGCCCCATAAGTTGCCACTTATGGGGCTTTATTTAATACATTAGTTTTAGTGTCGTTTTCAGTTTTGTATTTGTGAAAAAATTTATTTTTCCAGAAGCAAAGAAAGCATCTTCTCATATATCAGAAAGGGGCTGGTCATCAAATGATCATCATCGCCACTGCAATACCAATGGCACCGTATAAGAGTGTAAAAGGCAGGTTGCGAAGTGTAATTCGGTAAGGGTTTTGTTCTGTGTTTATAGACGTTAGCGTCAGAACAACGCCAAATGTACTAGAGCTTGAAGTAGCAAGTGCACCCACGATGAGCACAATGCCAATCGCTACCGGATTAAAGATATGAAATAATGGTGCTAACACTTCAAGTAAAATAGCAATAGTGCCCACAGGATGAACACCAATCATCGCCATAAAAAAGTAAGTAGCTAAAATAAGTATGAGAATCATAAGAGGTGAATGATCGAAAATAACAAATGGCCGTTGAACATATTGTAATAGCGTCGTCTCATTTAAGCTGTTAGTAAAAAAAGCAAGGGTAATAAATAAGATGACGAAGTTCTGCGTTTTGTTTGTCTGTTGCTTCCATACTTCAAAGCCAAATACTTTAAATAAGTACCAACGTTTAATAATAATCGCCCACAAGCAAGAAAAAGGGACGATAACAAGTGTAACTGTGAGAATAAAATTTAATTGAAAGAGATGACTAAGTGATAGAACGATCGTCAGGAATAAAATGAGAGCGGCAAACAGTTTTAAGATCTCTTGAATAATTTTTTGGAGTGGTACGTCATGGGAACTTTCTAATGCTGGTTCATAGGCAATCGATTTAAAGCGATACCGGCCAATGACCGAGTCGACTAAAAGAATGAAAAATGAAATCCCAAGTAGCCAAGGCAAATAAATTAAGTAACTAACACCAGTAGCATCTACAGTAATAGCTACAATAATTTCCATCGGACTCCAAATGAGAGCCATTGTGAATGCACGAATCGTCGCCCGGCTAATGAAATTATCACGTACAGCTTTACTCATGTTTTTCATGCTTTTTAATAAAACACTTTGAGACAGGTTAACGGCTGATAAATTAAGAAACGTCATCAAAATATAGGTAGTTAAAACACTTCGTGAATATAAGCTTCCTAGATGATGAACCTTTTCTTTCATAAGACCGTTTATATGTTGATCGTATTTACCTACATGCACAACACTATTAATCCACGGCAAAACCATTAAAAAAGCAAGCAGTTGCATATTTGTCGTAAAAAACAGGGGAAGCCCTTTTATGGACAGTCCCGCTGTTACATACATCAGACTTCCGCTTGCCATGAAGGCACCACCGAGAACTTTAAACAAGGTGGAACCCTGTTTAAAAGAGATCACAAGCATGGTGATAGCGAGAAGACCAATCACATAATCCAGAGTGGCAGAGCTTAAAAATCGGTTTATAATATAAAGTATTAGGACAGATGAGTAAAATAAGTATAAGCGATCTTTCATAATATTCCTCTTTCCAGTCAGTATGGCTCTCTACCATACTCACGAAGTAATTAAACGAGTGTGCTTTTATATGAGAATACCTCCTCCCTTTAGCAGCGACAATTAAAAATCTCTAATTAGAATATGATTAGCTGAAACTAGTTTTGTAAGTAGTTTGTCCTCAAGCCTTTGCAAAGCTAATACTCTAACCCTACCTAACGATGGGGGATTTAATCAAGTTAAAGAACAATATATCGGAGAAAACAGATCGACGACTACCGATAAAAAAATTAAATTGACCAGTCATATTCTTTGAACGATATAATGATCCTCCAGCTCAGGAACTTCCATCTTTTAGCTGAAGGGTGGAGGCTGGGTAGGGGTAATTTTACTGGCTCAATTATCAATCTAGTATTAGGTGTAGCTGTTAGTGTTAGTGGTGGAGTAGGAGCATCGAAGCGGCCTAATAACGACTGGATTGATATAATGTAAAAGGGTGATGCTAATGAGAAATCTATTAAAGGCTCTTTTAATCATAATAGTAGGAAGTACTTTCTTTTATTTTTATAACATGATTGTCCCTAAAAATGTATTATATTTTATAGTTATTATTCCATTTATCATATTGGGATATATAGGTTTTAGAAAGCTATTTCGAGAAGGGTTATAATCCAACTTCATTTTAAGAGAACGCCAGATCGTTAACATGAAAGAGTACAAGTTAAGACTTAAATTATGTTGATATTAAGGGGGGCTAACAACATCCATTTGTGTGTTAGTATCTTTCTTTAAAATATGTGGAGGCTTATTTAAAAGAGATAGTAAGCATGGCGATAACGAGAAGGGTCATCACATAAACAAAGGCACTGTCATAAAGACTAATTGTCATACAGTCAGTAATAGCCGTATGAAGTCCATCGCAAGACTGAGGAACTTAATGGAAAAGGTGTGATATAATAAAACCATACTTTTGGCTGGAGGGAAAACGGATGGACTTCTTTTTTTACATTGCCGTGATAGTAGGGATGTATTATCTCTATGAAGCTTATAATAGCAAGAAAAAATATAAAATAAAGGAAAGAGAATTAAGAGTTGAAGAAAAACGTATTGAACTGGAAAAGCTGAGATTAGAAAAAGGGCTTTCTAGTAGTGAGACCCAAGATGTTGAAGCGACAAAAGAAGAACGGTAAAAGGATAACGGATAAGGGACATATGGGAGGTTTAGTGTAAGCACTATATGTATGATGTCTCTTCCTAATCGATCGAAAAATTCATAATTTTGCGACATATCCTTGTTTAACGTTTTAAAAACAAGGATATGTAAACGTATCAAACTGCTGTCTCACGAATAAAAGTGGGGCGGCAGTTCCTTTTCTCCCTTATTTCCCCAATGCTAACGGTCGCCGCTAATGTCCGGATTCACTCAACGTGGAAGAAAAGTGAAAACGCCCACCGTTTGAAGGGAAGGTTCATTTTATTACCTAAAATAGACAAGTCACTAGAAACACAATTATATGCAAGGGGAAGATGTTCACCTAAATTTGAGCTGCCTCACGTCTTAATAAAAATAGTCGATTAAAAAGGACGGTCAATGGATGTTAGGTAGGAGAAGATGTCTCACCTAGAGATTAATGGTATCTATCTAATAAGTGTAAAGGCCTAGTTCTTATTGAGTGGTGGGGACTTTCTACAGCTGATTATACATAAAATTATAAAGCTGTGTAAGCTGTCCATATAAGAAAGAAAGCGTTATATTATGAGCTGAACTTGATAGTGTTTCTTACTTATCTGCAAGAAAAAATTAGTTCGTTGGCACCTTAAAGCGTTATTCATACCATGATATTGTTAAATGCGTGATATTGAGGTTGATATTTCAAGTAATGAATATATTAGACAAGTTTTAACAAGAACATGATTACCTTAGCATTTTAAGAAAGAAGGGTCCTTATGGAAGAAGTTGGACAAAAGGAAGCGAACAGTCTTAATGAACAAATAGATCAAACCGTATCGGTTGGTGAATGGATGTTGCTGGGGATTGTGACAGTGATCCCTATCGTTAATATCATTATTCTGCTTTTTTTAGCTTTTAGTGAAAAGGTTAAACCGAATATGAAAGGCTACGCTATTGCCTCGTTAATTATTATAGGTGTGTTGACGGTCGGGATGTTAGGATTGCGCTATCTTTAATGTAGTTGTTTAAAAAAAGTCACAGATTATCGCCTTCGCTGAATGATACACAGCGAATAGAGAGTCTGTTCAGTTGGTTATCTAGAAGGAGCCATAACGATGTATAATAAGTGTGACTATAATAACCATTCTCCACACCCAGATCACTTTGAAGTGAGAGAGGATACGACAGTAGGAGAGTGGGTTGGACTTCATATAGTGCTGTTTATTCCTGTAATAAATATCATTATTCTCATGTTAATGTTGTGTAATAAAAGACTTAATAAAAGCTTGAGACATTTTGCGGTAGCGACATTACTTATGTTGCTCATCAGCTGGCTGGTACTTTTATGGGGTGAAAGGATCATTCACATCAGTGATTTTCTTGGAGGACGAGGGTTATTTTAAAAAGCAAAGTTATACTTAATTTATTAGTTCGCGTAATGGTCCGAACTATTTAAGTACTTTCAGATAGGAGAAATAATGGCACAACATGTATCAGAGAATATAGTGGAGAATCGAACGGCGTCAGTTCAAAGTTGGCTCTATATTGGTATTCTCACATTAATACCAGGGCTCAATATAGTGATTTTTCTAGCCTTAGCGGTTAGTGAGGAACCTAATAAAAGCTTGCAAAATTTTGGACGTGCAGCACTGATCAATATCGCGATAGCAGCCCTCGCTATTATCATTGTGAGCGTGATGTTGTCGTTTAGTATTAAAAGAACCTTAACAGAATTATTACCTTGGTGGGTATTTGGGTGGAGCGAGGGGAAAGACATGAGTGAGGACACGTCTAAGAAAGAACTGGTGACTAACACCACGTCAATTAAAGGATGGCTGTATATTGGCATTTTATCGCTTATTCCTTTTGTGAATATTGTCGCCTTTTTCTTATTAGCTTTCATTGAAAAAAATAATGCTAGCTTGAAAAATTATGCCCGTGCCGCGTTATTGCAAGTAGGAATAGCTGTGGTCGCCATCATCATTGTAAGCTCGTTCCATTCGATTAGTTTGGACGTGATAGAAAGAGAGATATTACATTGGATATCAATCTAAAGATAACAGATGGAGAAAAAATGGAGAAGGGGACGTCTGGAAAATTAGTCGTAAAAGACACCACGTCCATTGGAGGTTGGCTTCTAGTTGCCACCTTAACCATCATTCCAATAGTGAATGTCATTACCTTTTTAGCATTTGCCTTTAGTGATGAGCATAACAGAAGTTTGAAAAACTATGCTCGAGCTGGATTAATTAGTCTTTTCATCGGTG
The DNA window shown above is from Salipaludibacillus agaradhaerens and carries:
- the phnE gene encoding phosphonate ABC transporter, permease protein PhnE, whose product is MTQLELNGSVPVKPPRTSFYLFLSGLVIIVFLSAVYIEADPVQFALNSANMLDLLVRMVPPDWSYFVTTTPAMLDTIRMALIGTTIGTIFSIPIMFLCARNMFSAQWLVQGCRLALNILRTIPDLLLAAIFAAILGFSPLAGIAALGVFSIGIIAKLSYEAIENIDDGPLESMTAVGATKLQWIAFGVIPQVLPHIVSYILYTFEINIRAAAILGLVGAGGIGLFYNRALGYFAYDQVMALILYTLVVVVIIDFISLKIREHLL
- the phnE gene encoding phosphonate ABC transporter, permease protein PhnE, with the protein product MRASHSLTKQNYMRRAKFILLFIIISSMYIWAFAGIQYSGLLDSAWPVTKSIISGFVSPDLEYIYNREGEDLLRGLVETLAIAVVGIALSVVLAVPIGLWAARNLSSRYYLSSSGKVSLSFLRTLPDIVLALLFIKVVGPGAFAGMLALGIGAIGMLGKLYAEEVEGMDPGPVEAIIAVGGNKWQQLAFGVIPQVVPGFISATLYRFEINMRSAATLGVIGAGGIGTPLIFSIQSRNWERVGIILIGIVIVVLIVDLLSSYLRKKIV
- a CDS encoding VanZ family protein — translated: MKHIKFIIINLVPIVIVMAIIFIASSQTSDQQDISPVLDTVTDENGVRVTAGSILQLVNTGAETILMFMFTYPYAIIIMGAVLVLLALVTFFRVRKSRQSAAKTTLKTFVYLTLIIISIGAVFLAINSSTVIELARANFSLDQLRTLLQQVQFTYSGQEVSLATHGVDGLLEFVLRKSAHFTLFALLGFFVFLASIKLNGRYFRSFIIAMSIVIAYAALDEYRQTFIPSRSGMVADVILDAAGGLFGTGMAWLKTSISRRFS
- a CDS encoding 3-ketoacyl-ACP reductase — translated: MSLKVQSLKGKKALITGGSRGIGRATAIALAKEGVELGLIARSENSFEAIRHELNERDATFVTAPADVANEADIQQAVKKIENELGDIDILINNAAIAMRGKFIDLSTDDWKKVLDTNVLGIVYTTKAVLPAMIHKDRGDIINISSMSGLKGTEGSSAYSASKFAVIGLSEALMQEVRRHNIRVSTLTPSLVETDLVRGKSTSERQPDKFTQAEDVAEFIVSQLKLEQRTFIKTAAQWGTNPF
- a CDS encoding ArsR/SmtB family transcription factor — translated: MDKQDHHILQEDTINEAVSMFRALADPTRLQLLHMLSEEECSVNHMAEILDMTQSAVSHQLRTLRQASLVKTRRDGQYIYYSCDDDHVKTLINQALTHAKHE
- a CDS encoding cation diffusion facilitator family transporter, translated to MSGHHHHHHSSKNKKSLIWAMIIIGSWMFIELIGGILTGSLALLADAGHMFSDFINLLISFVAIVFAARAATNKKTFGNHRIEILAALMNALMLIGVSVYIIFEAIGRLAAPTIVSSGPMMIIAIIGLVANIGALMVLSGKNTKENLNMRGAYLHVLGDTLGSVSAILASSLIMAFQWYWADPLLSLLIAMLIALSGVRLLKETVHVLMEGTPSGIQIEELKKGLMAITGVIDVHQLHVWSLSSDVHSFSCHLVIDNTFSDNHQRILNEVDRWISNHANIQNRAIQIETAGDFNCVTQPY
- a CDS encoding S8 family peptidase, which produces MFVFSATPGFASGDSTDRNSGSGTKEYLVMFEEDSADMSVMKSIGISQSNILYEFELLPVLHVELSETQVNSLENHPQIKTVEENAEAKAYQQQTPWGITRVQGIAAQSQGYTGNNVKVAVLDSGIDRSHPDLSANVRGGYSVFGDSPYNDGNGHGTHVAGTVGAVNNNIGVIGVAPQADLYAVKVLNNSGSGSYAGIAQGIEWSINNGMDIINMSLGGSSSSSILEQYCNLAYNRGLLVVAAAGNSGTAAGNTNTVGYPARYNSVIAVAATNSNNVRGNFSSTGPTVELSAPGVSVLSTTPGGNYASYNGTSMASPHVAGVAAQVWQARPNLSNAQLRQILNASAQNLGSSYQYGNGLVRSLNAIQY
- a CDS encoding helix-turn-helix domain-containing protein, encoding MDYLIGDRIKDLRDHLHMSQQELSDGICTQGLISRIEKHTATPTAPLLHQLALRLGVDLNYFFDDISRNGIDYVKETINHIDQLVRHHEYEDVMKTIQLEKTNPLFKKPHLQQYFLWREGICAFHMEKDSKKSLLLLDEALALRPDNQKKMSEMDIDILSSKAIVYSEIGRLDLAADIYTTLLNEIERLPLRREYRLIIRILFNASRNAYDRKNYRESLFYANKGIKTCVNEDQLYLLGHLFYQKGCSLFRLHPSKKQESLQLLYDALWIYQLHPVPKVIQELVEEIEIIKNS